The Trichocoleus sp. FACHB-46 region CAGGCAAGGACCCGATGATTAAGACGGCGCTAATGATGCCGCTGACTGTGACTTTGCGAGTTAGCTTGCGGTTTTCTGCCTGACGCTCTCGGCGTTCGGCATCATCTGGCTCGAAGACATCCTCGGACAGAGGTTGCGCCGCATAGCCCGCAGCAGCGACTGCCTCCTGAATTGCTGCCACATCAGTTTTTTTGAGGTCATAGGTGACGCTGGCTTGCTCGATCCCAAAGTTGACGTTGCAAGTCTCAACTCCCGGTACAGAGCGAATGGCATCTTCAATGTTGTTAGCACAGGCAGCACAACTCATGCCCCGCAATTTGAGGGTGGTGTTCTCCATATCGGCTCCTCCTGCCCTAATCTGAGATAGTGTAGCCAGCTGTCGTGATGGCAGTGCGGATCGCTGCTTCTGCCGCCTGAGTCTCAATGTCAACAAATTTGGTTTTGGGGTCTGCCTGTACCGTAGCGGTTGAATCAACGGCTTTCACAGCCTTCGCGATCGCCTCGCTACAAGCAGAGCAAGCCATATTGGGAACTTTCAGTTGCAGTGTCATGGGTCAAATCCTCGTTAGTTGATTTGACTCTATCCTGCATCCTCCAGTCCACTGGAGAGTCAAGAGGCGTTGGCAAAAAATTTATAGAGACTTTGAGGCGGATTTGAAGCGAGCTAAAATTTGCCACAAAGACTAAGCTGAGACTCTACAGAACTAATGGGTGGACTGCTATTGAGCAGCTAGCGGTAATGTAAACCAGAAGGTTGTTCCTGCGCCAGGAAGGCTGGTAACCCCAATTTCTCCGCCATGCGCTTGGATAATTTGGCGGCATAAGTAAAGTCCTAAGCCAATCCCGATCGAACGAGTCCGATCGCCCCGGACATAGCGCTCAAATAGGCGATCGCGTTGGGCTTGGTTGATTCCGATCCCGTTATCCTGA contains the following coding sequences:
- a CDS encoding heavy-metal-associated domain-containing protein is translated as MTLQLKVPNMACSACSEAIAKAVKAVDSTATVQADPKTKFVDIETQAAEAAIRTAITTAGYTISD